Proteins encoded in a region of the Candidatus Poribacteria bacterium genome:
- a CDS encoding ribbon-helix-helix domain-containing protein, translating into MENEKTIECSIMEEVHEMRRKVSAEFGHDLNRLVAYYQEVENEMRKSGKYKFAALPNEKPEFEEDVFDSTVFVQLAPEELEAIETLAKSRGMSPANLIREWVVERIDQIHAT; encoded by the coding sequence ATGGAAAACGAAAAGACTATAGAATGCAGCATAATGGAAGAAGTTCACGAAATGAGACGTAAAGTCTCTGCGGAATTTGGGCACGATCTTAACCGATTGGTCGCATACTACCAAGAAGTAGAGAACGAAATGCGGAAGTCTGGCAAATACAAGTTTGCAGCTCTGCCAAACGAAAAGCCTGAATTTGAAGAAGATGTTTTTGACTCGACAGTTTTTGTCCAGTTGGCTCCTGAAGAACTTGAAGCTATTGAAACACTTGCCAAGTCGCGTGGAATGTCTCCTGCAAATTTAATTCGAGAGTGGGTTGTCGAACGTATTGATCAAATACATGCCACGTAA
- a CDS encoding trypsin-like peptidase domain-containing protein translates to MKRTSPLTLSLPLVVVLFLSNGSLAQNYVHYATLTGNILHRGHTLGVESLAFSPDGRTLASGGFREVILWDVTKGHHKVTLIGHTSSAENVVFSPDGRTLASSGATLDDSIYLWDAISGGHLKTLMEDPPMGVDSLAFSPDGHMLAAGGFGSGSPNPGIVILWDVGTGQHRKTLIGHTLSVYSLAFSPDSHILASKSFDGTIRLWDANTGQHRKTLKHSTGMGNSTDVVFSPDGHTLASGGWQEIRLWDTNTGRHKRTLTGNINNNVHSTVFSPDGSMIAGASHLAHLWDANTGQHKKTLKRPIYPNGPINSVVFSSDGYTLAGWASYVDNIYLWNSGTGAHLQTLIGHTNEVHSVVFSPDGRVLASASNGTIRLWQVNTPRSVDPNPSTPPKSTADQVYDNAIRSVMWIVNPGIGEGSGVLIDKQFRLAITNAHVTNEQDTVDVYFPALDEKGELIKDRNFYLTSSGVLKRLGYYTKGHVVAKNEETDLAIISLEGLPETVREIDWNFTTPTTNTGDLVYILGNPAGQELWRWTLGEYLKDHGDFLHIQSDVFGGNSGGPVLNKQGVLIGIVARSDRHMNALATPVRDLNRLLSESQLKHSRSLR, encoded by the coding sequence ATGAAACGAACTTCTCCCCTTACTTTATCACTACCGCTTGTTGTGGTCCTTTTCTTATCAAACGGAAGTCTTGCACAAAACTACGTTCACTATGCAACCCTTACAGGAAATATACTCCACAGAGGGCACACACTTGGTGTCGAAAGTTTGGCATTCAGTCCTGATGGGCGTACGCTCGCAAGTGGAGGTTTTAGGGAAGTTATCTTATGGGATGTAACGAAAGGACACCACAAAGTCACTCTTATTGGACACACCAGTAGTGCTGAAAATGTTGTTTTCAGTCCTGATGGGCGTACGCTCGCAAGTAGTGGTGCTACTTTAGACGATAGTATCTATCTGTGGGATGCTATTTCCGGTGGACACTTAAAAACTCTGATGGAAGATCCTCCGATGGGTGTTGATAGTTTAGCATTTAGTCCTGATGGGCACATGCTGGCAGCTGGAGGTTTCGGGAGTGGATCCCCTAATCCTGGAATCGTTATTCTATGGGATGTCGGTACAGGACAGCATAGAAAAACGCTCATCGGACACACCTTGTCCGTCTATAGTTTAGCATTCAGTCCTGATAGTCACATACTTGCTAGCAAGAGTTTTGACGGGACCATCCGCCTATGGGATGCTAACACAGGACAACACAGAAAAACGCTTAAGCATTCAACGGGTATGGGTAATTCTACTGATGTAGTTTTCAGCCCTGATGGGCATACACTTGCTAGTGGAGGTTGGCAGGAGATTCGTTTATGGGATACTAACACAGGACGACATAAAAGAACGCTCACTGGGAATATAAATAATAATGTCCATAGCACAGTTTTCAGTCCTGATGGCAGTATGATCGCCGGGGCAAGCCATCTAGCACATCTATGGGATGCTAACACAGGACAACACAAAAAAACACTCAAGCGTCCGATTTACCCGAATGGTCCCATTAATAGTGTAGTTTTTAGTTCTGATGGCTATACACTCGCGGGTTGGGCCTCTTATGTCGATAACATCTACCTGTGGAACTCTGGTACAGGGGCACATCTGCAAACCCTCATTGGACATACAAATGAGGTGCATAGCGTAGTTTTCAGTCCTGATGGACGCGTTCTGGCCAGTGCAAGTAATGGCACAATCCGCTTATGGCAAGTAAATACCCCGCGATCGGTGGATCCAAATCCTTCTACACCGCCAAAATCTACCGCAGACCAAGTCTATGACAACGCCATCCGCTCCGTAATGTGGATAGTCAACCCGGGAATAGGTGAAGGCAGTGGTGTCTTAATCGACAAACAATTCAGACTCGCCATTACCAATGCCCACGTTACAAACGAACAGGATACAGTTGACGTATATTTCCCCGCGCTTGATGAAAAAGGTGAACTCATTAAAGATCGGAACTTCTACCTGACAAGTAGCGGCGTATTAAAACGCCTGGGCTATTATACCAAAGGACACGTTGTCGCGAAAAACGAGGAGACAGATCTCGCAATTATCAGCCTTGAGGGTCTTCCCGAAACGGTTCGCGAGATTGACTGGAACTTTACCACACCAACAACGAATACTGGCGATTTGGTTTACATCCTTGGCAATCCAGCTGGACAAGAATTATGGCGGTGGACGCTCGGTGAATATCTCAAAGATCATGGAGATTTCTTGCACATCCAATCCGATGTGTTTGGTGGTAATAGTGGCGGACCGGTGCTTAACAAACAGGGTGTCCTAATTGGCATTGTCGCACGGAGTGATAGACACATGAATGCATTGGCTACCCCCGTGAGGGACCTAAACCGCTTGCTGTCTGAATCGCAATTGAAACATTCACGATCCCTGAGATAA